A region of the Lycium barbarum isolate Lr01 chromosome 1, ASM1917538v2, whole genome shotgun sequence genome:
ctcatcaatggtgtttctacaaAAACAACCTATTCTCTTGGTCCTAGATGATGCTACAATATCATATTGTTATAATCAATACTATTCTTCATCGCTCATAAGATAAATAACACCACATGATTAGCAAACataagaaggattttcctcttatTTCGGCCTATCCATGGAGATTTAGCAAACGAATTGGTATGGCTGAGCTTCGACCATTGGCTGGAGATCCTCCACTGCTTTTCTTGTTGCCACTGGTGTATTTTTGTTTGGAGTATCAATATCTGCCATTAAAATGGAGAGTTAGAGCTTGTTGAAGATACTCTAACAATGGCtgaaaatatataaaagaaaattgaatgaaaagtgaaggtaaagacgatgaaatttatgaacaattTAAGAGAAATACAACAAATAACATAACGAAAATTAGTTACCCGTAGAGATTGGGTAACtgataaggaagaagaagaaatcgTACTAATTATGGGGAACAATAATAGGAGTAAAATATGATTGTGAATTGAAGatgtgagagaaaaatatttgaaaaaaaaaaaaaaaattgtgggtaaGTGGGAGAGAGATACCTTATTTTTATGGAAATACATTGCAGTTACAAAAATAAGTTATAGATGGtaatttaataaataataaagttaccaaaaatatttaaaaaaaaaatagctattactaataaataaATCTTAAAGATAGTTATGGGCTGTAAATTTTCCTTGCGGTTACTATACCTGCTCCAGGCCTATTATATCTACTTTTAAGTCGAAATGGGAAGAATTGACCTACTGAAGTAGACCACGTGAACTTGAGCTTCAACAAACTTGGGAAAAAAACATAATTGCtatttacaaaatatttacaGAATCATAGCAGCATTAATTAACTATCATTCCATGGCAACTAATATTGACAATATTATAACTGATTCCTAAATCAAAGGAATTCCAGCCGGAATAACACGTATAACTACCCCAAGCTTTGCTATCCTATTTTTTAGCTCAAAATTTTTATCTTCTAAATCTGTTTCTCAAACATAATACATCTAAAAATGAGATAATTACATTCTAAAAAAGTTAATGTACAATTCACATCCCCGTAGAGGTAGTTAGCTGAAGAAATTCAACAAATCTAAAACAGAAGAAGATAAAAGATCATATTGAATATACATATAACATTTATACCAATAATAATAAATTTTATAACATAAATATACCATGAATATGTATGTGTAAAACTTATATATAATGagtataaattttatacaagAAATATACTACAAATATATAATACATTtatttatacaaaaaatatactACAAATATAACATGGATCTTTATTTATTCTAGAAATATACCATGAATCTGCAAGTGTTATTTTCGAATGCAATAGAAGACAAAAATAATATTCGTATAAATTTGTTACACCTTTTATAATAAATTAGATATACCTCGAATAATTTTATTATACATTGTATAATAAATTGTACATACATCGTATAATTTTGTGGGTAAACTAAATAATATTTgtataaatatttatttttgtttCATAGTGATTAAGAGAGTTATCAGTTAAAGAGGAGACAGGAAAGATGATAAACAGTAGGAGAATCTAACTGAATCCCTAGTTTAGTGGGATATTAACTTTTACATCTTCTAATTACCCAtatgttttattttataatattttaaaaaaggtTTTAAACACTGCTATTTTTGAGGAACTTCTACATTTTTGTGGGATATTAACTTTTACATCtcaacatttttttgcgcggattgcccttcttttggagtggtctttaatttttgtctctcaaattggtggtctttaatatttatcCTTTGCTTAACACCCAGAGGTCCTGGGTTCGAACCTAGtctcaattaaaaaaaataaaaatcacaagtcataagttgggattcgcaaCGCATAAGCTGAACccaagttatgccttaaggcagaagttTGCAAAActccaacattttttttttttttgtcttaaggcagagtttgaaacccaaCTCATGACTTAAGACATAAGTTGGGGTCCAACTTATGCCCTGCAAATTTCAACTTatgtcttgtgatttttttttaaattttttactgAGCAGGGTTTGAACCTGGAACCAAGAGGCTTGTagtgaaagacaaaaattaaagactactgATTTGAGGAACAAAAATTAATGAGCACCCCAGcaaaggacaatcctgcaaattgcccatttcTCAACTAACTTCCACAAACCACTAATCGAGATAGGTCCAGCCCAAACTGAACGAAATAGGCCTTGTCCAATAAAAAGTAGTATGATAGAAGAGTTTATGTTCTGCATTCTTGATTTCAGATCTCAATGAATAGTCAAAGAGACAGCGTCGTTTTCAGTGGTATATACCCCTCTGATGTGTTATATACCTTTTCTCGCTTAAGTGAGTTAAGAAAGAATATTGATTTGATTAATTACCTAGCAAGCTAGAATCTagattaaattctcatttttcaCGCAAACATAATGCAGGAGGCAGGAAGAAATGAATTTGTTAAATGTCTTAATGTAAGACGTAACTTCATGACAATTACAATTAATTGTGACGGTATTAGACACACGTTAaggttttttgttttctttttctttatctaTGTGGAGGGTGGCGTGTAAAAAATTCGATTTAGCTGCATACAACTCAGTCATATAGTATATCCTGATTTTCTTTATTAGGTATCTATCAACTGTCGTATATTTTGATTAGATTGACAAATTAccttcttccccccccccccccccccccctttttttttttgaattaaagAACTATTTTATATCTATATATCAAAGACGCGTTTGTAATATTGAAATAAGGGTACCCTATGTCTGAAGGAGTTCATAGCATCATTACAACCTAACTTGGCAACATAATCTCCTAAAATTCTCCTTGTACTAGAATAGAAAATTTACCAAAACTAATGGATAACAATATTGAAAGATCTAGCAATATATATACAAAGTTTTACTTTCCCTCTAATAGAAGCCAGTTCCCAAATTTTCCTCACATGTCACGTCTACTTTCCACTGGGCACACATTTTCTTCTCGAGTATTGTACATAGAGAAAAggataaaaatggtcccttaactatgatagtaggttcaaaatagtcccttaactatgcacttaacgattttagtcctttaagtttgtgacaagttaacaaaaatggtcccttaactatgagagtaggttcaaaatagtcctttaactatgcacttaacggttttggtcctttaagtttgccataagttgacaaaatggtcccttaactatgagggttggttaaaaatagtcccttaagtatgcacttgtTCCTTAAGTTCACCAAAAGTTAACAGTTTTAGTCTCCGACAAactattcatcgaactctgtttgttagatttgactagaactgtaaaaaaaaaaggaaaaaattagcgagaactcacatcTAGAGGTACACATTATTAAAGAAATGGTCAAATACCTCGGGACAAAATTGACGGACGTcagtcggttataggaaaaaacctacagacttgataatgtcagaaaatggtgtctcgaaacacaaagaccgacggactatatcgattaaaactgagggaatccatcgactaaataaaatacactagactttagaaataaattagaaatagcagaaactaaaaaagttgtcactTCCAAAAACAAGTGAAAAAAaacgatggacggaaaccgatggataaaatcgagggacactattttttatttttattgttttttacgaaaaccaacggaagtccatcggttatttttgaggaaaaacgCGCggaaactatttaaaaaaaagaatCACTACACTGGAAGTATTTAGTTTTCTCTAGTTTTCAGTAAAAACGaatctagtgtattttacttagcgaaTGGACTCCCTCGATTTTAATCGACAgaatccgtcggtctttgtgcTCCGAGACACTAATttttgacattatcaagtctgtaggttttcctcagttttttcctataaccgactaacgtccgtcggttttgtcccgagttatttgaccgatctagagttctcactaatttttccctttttttcatagttctcgtcaaatctaacaaatagagttcgatgaatattttgtcgagactaaaactgtcaacttatggcaaacttaaaagaccaaaaccattaagtgcatagttaagggactattttgaacctactctcatagttaagggaccatttttgttaacttgtaacaaacttaaaggactaaaaccgttaagtgcataattaagggactattttgaacctactattatagttaagggaccatttttgtccttttctcatTGTACATACATAGGGATAGAACAACAAAATTAGAAGAAAAATCtcataattaaaagaaaaaaaacgaGAGGAAGCTCGGTAATTTAATTATTCATGAGTGATTAGACACAGGTATTGTTAAAAAGAGGAAATAAAATTTATTATAAGGGCCTCATGTTATTTATGCTACTTTTAAACTTCAAATAACTGAACTTAAGCCGGTGACCTAATCAAAAGCGTGTTGGTCAATAGAGAAGCAAGGTTATGACTCATCTTTTATAATTATCTTAATTTGATATAGTTTAAATATTGGGTGCTAATAAATATAATCTTTCTTAGTTGTGCCTTCTTAAGCATGAGCTTTGAAATTGAATTAACCAATTTCTCTCttcatgtgtatatatacatgagTCATGACTCGTTAATATATTCCCACGCTTTTCTTTTGACCAAATAAAATAAATCAGCGGTGCTCCATACCTTATTTAAATAAACATAATCTGAGACTTCAATATACAATTTACACCGACACGTCGGGTGTTTTTTCAGTACTAATTTTTGTGTCTGAAAACACAAACGCTGCTCTTACACAAAgacaaaaaattaaaaaggaaGCAAAAGCAAAAAAGAGAGACCAATTTGTTAGATTGCTAGTATAATGAATACAATTCATTGAtcatacataaaattaattccaAATATTCCCCATTGCCATGAAATGAGAAAGCTTTTTGtgtgaaaaaaataataaatgtaaAGCAATCTGTTTTATACGGTAGAAAGAAATTAAAGGTAATGATTGGCACTAGCAAGTACTGGACAAGAAGGAATTTACTTAACGTAATCAccatttattctttatcgttttCTGTTTTTTGGTTCCGTATATTATTCTTGTTTGCGTAAAAAACGAAATGGCATCAAAGCATTTGCTAATGGTACTACTAGTACAGCTGCCATAAGAAATTTACTTACGTATTCAGCAATACCTTAAAGAAGCTTGACTGGTAGATCGTTGGTGTACTTTTAAAATTACTctatccgtcccaatttatgtgacactattCGCTTTTTGAGAGTCAGTTTGactaaattttaaagttaaattggattagagtaactcaatattttaacaataaaatttatatatttgaaaactacatgaaataTACTATAAGTTGCGACTTTTCTTATATCAATTTGATGAAAAAATACACcttaaaatattgatcaaaattCATGTAGTTTGAATCTCGAGAAGTAAaaaatgtcatataaattgaaatagaggaagTATGTCTAATTGATTTTAATTATTAGATTTAGTAATAATTGTCATTTTGTTGGTGTTAAGTCAAATAGGGATTGTACAATAAAATTACAAACAATAATCATAACACTGTAACAGTAATAGTTTGACTTGACTTGTCACAATACATCACACAATGCCATTGATATTGCTATTCTTTGAGAATCTAACCTGCCCGAAAAGCATCTGACTACTTCATATTTCACCCTCACAGCTGCCCGTTCGTCCCCGCCGTCAATTTTGCGGGCAGCTACAAACTTCCCAACTCtcatttttctcttcttcttgaacTCCATAAATATGCAAAATCTCATACTCTCACAATTCCCACTTCtcccaccaccaccaacaaccacCGCCGTACACGGTGGTGAAAAGGGTCCTCCATATAAAGTTGAGAGatttttattataattattatggGTCAGGGACTTAGTTGTGGAACAAGTGATGAACATGGATTATTATTCACTGCTGTTAAGTGTGGTGATTTGGAAACTGTGAAGGTTTTGCTTGAGAGAAATTCGAGTGTTGTTCATCATTCTACAGTTTATGATCATCAATCGGCGTTACATATTGCTGCTGCCAATGGCCAGATTGAGGTGGGGTTTGGAAatgttaaaagaaaaaagaaaaaaaaaatctttttgggtGCTCATTATGTTGAATGTTTTATGTTCTTGATTATGTGATTGATGGGTTTGGATGCTTTTTCAGGTTGTTTCTATGCTTATAGACCAGTCAGTTAATCCTGATTTATTGAATCGGTATAAGCAGGTATTATTATGccatttttcttctttatttgtTTGGTTGATTTGGAAGGGGAAATAATTCTGAAACTTTCGTTTCATTGTCGCAAATTCCTCTTAAATTGATCCTcttaagcatttttttttttttttaattttcctgaTTTTAGTGTTTATTGCTTTAGACTCCATTGATGCTGGCAGCAATGCACGGGAAGATCACTTGTGTGCAAAAGCTTATTGAAGCGGGGGCCAATGTATGCAGTACTAAACACTTACTAAAATATATATTCTGTTAACTCATACTAGTAATTGTTATTTTCTGCAAAATTTGTGGGTCTAATTGTGAAAAATATAATCAGATTTTGATGTTTGATTCGCTGAATGGGAGAACATGTTTGCACTATGCTGCCTATTATGGGCACTTTGATTGTCTCAAAACAATTCTTTCTGCTGCTCGGACATCTCACGTTGCGTCGTCCTGGTAAACCTCTTTGAAAATTCACTTGTTTTTTTTCCTATGATGTTGTGAATTTTATGGTTGTTCTAAGTCAGTATGTTGGAATTAAACTATTAGGGGATATGCCCGGTTTGTGAACGTTAAAGATGGTAAGGGAGCAACACCTTTGCACTTAGCAGCCCGTCAAAGACGGCCTGAATGTGTTCATATTTTACTAGACAATGGTGCTTTGGTCTGTGCTTCAACTGGTCGATACGGGTAATTTTATATCCTGTCCAAGACTTAactttccttttcattctttgtGCTTTCTAAGctttgattttatacttatagcAGCTATCCTTTTTGATTTGTTTTCAAACACAAAAACAGTTTCCCAGGCAGTACACCACTTCATTTGGCTGCGAGAGCAGGTTCTCTTGATTGCATCCGCGAATTGTTAGCCTGGGGAGGAGATCGATTACAAAGAGATGATTCAGGGTATCATTTTTTGCCCCTCTTTTAACCTTTACAATTTTAGTAGAACAAAGTATAGTCATGAACTTCTTAATGATCTATAAAGTTTCCCCTGTTTTTATTTTAGTGATTTAAGGAAGGGGATTCCCTTTGAAGCTGATTTATTCCAAGTTTATCTTCTTAACCTCGTATTCTCGTCTATCTAACATATGATATGTGGTGGTTGTGGTGCAGGAGAATACCACACACAGTTGCTTTAAGACACAAATATGGTGCGTGTGCGGCTTTGCTGAATCCTTCGTCTGCAGAGCCTCTTGTCTGGCCATCGGCGATGAAGTTCATCAGTGAGCTGAATGAAGAGGCCAGACATTTTCTAGAATGTGCCTTGATGGAGGCTAACAAGGAGAGGGAAAAGAACATCCTAAAAGAAACAGCTTATTCGCTATCTTCTCCTACCAATTCTGATAACGAAATGGATGACAACACCTCTGAGGTAATTACCGTTCAGATATCTATGAAGTTCTCTAGTCtgttaaattaatttcaaaaacccaaagacatttcttatttCTCTCTGTATTAAAATCTTTGAGAAGCAGCTAAGAGTAGGTTAGCAAAGAGCCATCTTAATCAAGCACTAGTAAAAATCAGTAATTAGCGGCGGACAAATTCTAAAGCTAAACAGTAAATCCGTGGCTAATCCTATTTAGCGACGGATCAGCGATGAATTATCAAAACAAATTGTTCGCTGCGAGCTATTCAGCTACGGATTAGCGAAGATGTTCGTAGCTAATTTCGGTTTTTTTTGATAGTGAAGATCTTCCAAAAGATGTAGTCTCATATCATCTACAATTATCTAATGCAGGTCAGTGATACAGAAGTTTGTTGTATATGTTTCGATCAATTATGCACGATTCAGGTCCAGGACTGCGGGCACCAAATGTGTGCACATTGCA
Encoded here:
- the LOC132605612 gene encoding putative E3 ubiquitin-protein ligase XBAT31 isoform X2, coding for MLAAMHGKITCVQKLIEAGANILMFDSLNGRTCLHYAAYYGHFDCLKTILSAARTSHVASSWGYARFVNVKDGKGATPLHLAARQRRPECVHILLDNGALVCASTGRYGFPGSTPLHLAARAGSLDCIRELLAWGGDRLQRDDSGRIPHTVALRHKYGACAALLNPSSAEPLVWPSAMKFISELNEEARHFLECALMEANKEREKNILKETAYSLSSPTNSDNEMDDNTSEVSDTEVCCICFDQLCTIQVQDCGHQMCAHCILALCCHNKPNPTTTSPIAPVCPFCRSSIVQLDVIKLEKDDGTNHDVSSSKLRKSRRSRNFSEGSSSFKGLSAVSSFGKMVDRGSGRIAAQNEYIDKPITLD
- the LOC132605612 gene encoding putative E3 ubiquitin-protein ligase XBAT31 isoform X1, producing MGQGLSCGTSDEHGLLFTAVKCGDLETVKVLLERNSSVVHHSTVYDHQSALHIAAANGQIEVVSMLIDQSVNPDLLNRYKQTPLMLAAMHGKITCVQKLIEAGANILMFDSLNGRTCLHYAAYYGHFDCLKTILSAARTSHVASSWGYARFVNVKDGKGATPLHLAARQRRPECVHILLDNGALVCASTGRYGFPGSTPLHLAARAGSLDCIRELLAWGGDRLQRDDSGRIPHTVALRHKYGACAALLNPSSAEPLVWPSAMKFISELNEEARHFLECALMEANKEREKNILKETAYSLSSPTNSDNEMDDNTSEVSDTEVCCICFDQLCTIQVQDCGHQMCAHCILALCCHNKPNPTTTSPIAPVCPFCRSSIVQLDVIKLEKDDGTNHDVSSSKLRKSRRSRNFSEGSSSFKGLSAVSSFGKMVDRGSGRIAAQNEYIDKPITLD